The following are encoded in a window of Chryseobacterium sp. genomic DNA:
- a CDS encoding DUF5689 domain-containing protein: protein MKKYSSFLRSLYFMMAALLITGCVHDDIYDDPNLAGYECKDLTANMTIGQVKALKQPNVAYVFPDASAPEMIMEGYVSSTDESGNIYKTIYIQDNPENPTHGFTISVDAVSTYTKFPQGSKVYIKLNGLALGTYGGLIQLGVKNAAATGPDAVSRIPETAVPAHIFRSCTERAKIVPKVLTLAQMTSANDDLLGALIQINNAEFDRTVLCSVFAPDGASVDRRINDGTTTATRVVRNSGFASFANQTLPSGNGTFVGIMSKFNSTYQMYINKISDLDMNNFPRLDGIAADPCALDLTGLTPKTVQEVKQMFSGSLTEITGNYVLKGKVTANDETGNLFKYIYIEDATGGIRVNINKNNLYQDARFKVGKEIYIKLNGLYIRNVSGELQLGSNDSSSAINYRVKEDDVYKTFFDSKKPLSAPVPTERTITQLTMADVGRWIKIKNVRFSESDLGEVYAAGGATNRTLLDCAGNQILLRTSNFASFADKIVDPGQGDVYAILSVFNGTYQLWIPKQIHADFDNPRCDSAVPPSILLNEEFESSFNSGNFTAVNVSGVQVWGTSNQGQSNYYAIMNGFANGTNNANEDWLVSKEISLAGFSTINLTFDSDVRYNGSPLKLYVTENYSGDPTTTVWTELSATFDTNNNAWGFVNSGNISLNAYSGKNIRIAFKYVSTTSGANTWELDNVKIKAKQ from the coding sequence ATGAAAAAATACAGTTCATTTCTAAGATCTCTGTACTTCATGATGGCGGCCCTGCTTATTACGGGTTGTGTACATGATGATATTTATGATGATCCTAATCTGGCCGGCTACGAATGTAAAGACCTTACGGCCAATATGACCATAGGCCAGGTGAAAGCGCTGAAACAGCCTAACGTAGCTTATGTGTTTCCGGATGCTTCAGCCCCGGAAATGATTATGGAAGGATATGTTTCATCTACAGACGAGTCCGGAAATATTTACAAAACCATCTACATCCAGGATAATCCGGAGAATCCTACCCATGGTTTCACCATCAGTGTAGATGCTGTAAGCACATATACGAAGTTCCCGCAGGGATCCAAAGTATACATTAAGCTGAACGGTTTGGCGCTTGGAACGTATGGCGGACTTATACAGCTTGGCGTAAAGAATGCTGCTGCTACGGGACCTGATGCAGTTTCCAGAATTCCTGAAACCGCAGTTCCTGCACACATTTTCAGATCCTGTACAGAACGTGCGAAGATTGTACCTAAGGTGCTTACCCTTGCCCAGATGACTTCAGCGAATGACGACCTGCTGGGTGCTTTGATACAGATTAACAATGCTGAATTTGACCGTACTGTTCTGTGCTCAGTTTTTGCACCGGACGGTGCTAGTGTAGACCGCCGTATTAACGATGGAACGACTACTGCTACGAGAGTCGTGAGAAACAGTGGTTTTGCTTCTTTTGCCAACCAGACCCTGCCAAGCGGGAACGGAACTTTCGTGGGAATCATGAGTAAGTTCAACTCTACTTACCAGATGTACATCAATAAGATCTCCGACCTGGATATGAATAACTTCCCAAGGCTGGATGGTATCGCGGCGGATCCGTGTGCCCTGGACCTTACGGGCCTTACACCAAAGACTGTTCAGGAAGTGAAGCAGATGTTCAGTGGTTCACTAACTGAAATTACCGGTAACTACGTTCTTAAAGGTAAGGTAACCGCTAATGACGAAACAGGTAACCTTTTCAAATATATTTATATTGAAGATGCGACAGGTGGTATACGTGTGAATATCAACAAAAACAACCTGTACCAGGATGCCAGATTTAAAGTTGGGAAAGAAATATACATCAAACTTAATGGACTGTACATTAGAAACGTGAGTGGTGAGCTGCAACTTGGTTCAAACGACTCCAGCTCCGCTATTAATTACAGAGTAAAAGAAGATGATGTATACAAAACATTCTTTGATAGTAAGAAACCTTTGTCTGCACCGGTTCCAACCGAAAGAACGATTACCCAGCTTACAATGGCCGATGTGGGAAGATGGATTAAGATTAAAAATGTCAGATTTTCAGAGAGCGATCTGGGAGAGGTTTATGCAGCGGGTGGAGCAACTAACAGGACGTTATTAGACTGTGCTGGAAATCAGATTCTACTTAGAACAAGTAATTTTGCGAGTTTTGCTGATAAAATTGTAGATCCTGGACAAGGTGATGTATATGCAATTCTCAGCGTTTTTAATGGTACGTACCAACTTTGGATTCCAAAACAAATTCATGCTGATTTTGATAATCCAAGATGTGACAGCGCTGTACCACCATCAATCCTTCTGAACGAAGAGTTTGAATCATCCTTTAATAGCGGAAACTTTACAGCAGTTAATGTTTCTGGAGTACAGGTTTGGGGAACCTCAAATCAGGGGCAGAGTAACTATTATGCAATTATGAATGGCTTTGCTAATGGTACGAACAATGCTAATGAAGACTGGTTGGTGTCTAAGGAGATTTCCTTAGCAGGATTCAGTACTATAAATCTTACTTTCGATTCAGATGTCCGCTATAATGGATCCCCTTTGAAATTATACGTAACGGAAAATTATTCCGGCGATCCTACGACAACAGTTTGGACCGAACTATCTGCAACTTTTGATACGAACAATAACGCCTGGGGCTTTGTAAATTCTGGTAATATCAGCCTGAATGCGTACTCCGGCAAGAATATCAGAATCGCATTTAAATACGTTTCAACTACTTCCGGTGCAAATACCTGGGAACTCGATAACGTAAAGATTAAGGCAAAACAGTAA
- a CDS encoding DUF6702 family protein — MKKYLHIISIFAIMVMLSFASQDFYSSMTKVDFVEGSKTLKFTTKLNTSHISDAIKINPNTAQFEAEVKKYVNNNFDVYVNGTPKTLTFTGSQVKGETVWVYFESGGVGEVNSMKIKNTILLGTFPRQFNLVNIAYKGNQKTMNFQRGKEVNEVSF, encoded by the coding sequence ATGAAAAAATATTTACATATAATTTCCATTTTCGCCATTATGGTGATGCTGAGTTTTGCTTCGCAGGACTTTTATTCATCAATGACCAAGGTGGATTTTGTAGAAGGCAGCAAAACACTTAAATTCACCACAAAACTGAATACGAGCCATATTTCGGACGCCATAAAAATCAATCCGAATACTGCTCAGTTTGAGGCTGAGGTAAAGAAATATGTGAACAATAATTTCGACGTGTACGTGAACGGCACCCCAAAGACCCTGACATTTACTGGAAGTCAGGTAAAAGGTGAGACAGTTTGGGTATACTTTGAATCGGGAGGAGTAGGCGAGGTAAACAGTATGAAGATCAAAAACACTATTCTCCTGGGTACTTTTCCAAGGCAGTTTAATTTGGTGAACATTGCTTACAAAGGAAATCAGAAAACAATGAACTTCCAGAGAGGAAAAGAGGTGAATGAAGTGTCGTTTTAG
- a CDS encoding NAD(P)-dependent oxidoreductase, translating into MKILQLDKNHPLIEEQLSAKGFNVDADFTSSYSRLLQIIAPYDGIIIRSRVPMDRNFIRQARNLKFIARVGAGLENIDLEAAAEFGVAVISSPEGNRDAVAEHVLGMLLVLTNRLFISAEEVKQGFWKREENRGDELAGKTFGIIGYGHMGKAVAKRLAGFSLKTVFHDILPDLADEFATQVSLKELMRTADIVSLHIPLTDQTHYLVDEDFVNGMAKEFYLINASRGKNVKTKALVHGLKNGKVRGAALDVLEFEKPSFENLGSENEDLEYLLQSNKVIVTPHIAGWTHQSKEKLAQVIVDKILAKFGS; encoded by the coding sequence ATGAAGATACTCCAGCTTGATAAAAATCACCCGCTGATAGAAGAGCAGCTCTCGGCAAAAGGCTTTAATGTTGATGCGGATTTTACCAGCAGCTACAGCCGGCTTCTGCAAATTATTGCGCCCTACGATGGGATTATTATCCGAAGCCGCGTCCCTATGGACCGGAACTTCATCCGGCAAGCCAGAAATCTTAAATTTATAGCGCGTGTAGGTGCCGGACTGGAAAATATTGACCTGGAAGCTGCCGCAGAGTTTGGCGTTGCAGTCATCAGCTCGCCCGAAGGCAACCGCGATGCCGTGGCCGAGCATGTGCTGGGTATGCTGCTGGTACTGACTAACCGACTTTTTATTTCCGCAGAAGAAGTGAAGCAGGGATTTTGGAAAAGGGAAGAAAACCGGGGCGATGAGCTTGCCGGAAAAACTTTCGGTATTATTGGCTATGGCCATATGGGTAAAGCAGTTGCCAAAAGACTCGCCGGATTTTCTCTCAAGACCGTGTTTCATGATATACTGCCCGACCTTGCTGATGAGTTTGCCACGCAGGTAAGTCTGAAGGAATTAATGAGGACCGCGGATATCGTAAGTCTGCATATTCCGCTCACCGACCAAACGCATTACCTGGTGGATGAAGATTTCGTTAATGGAATGGCTAAAGAATTCTACCTCATCAATGCCTCGCGGGGAAAGAATGTTAAAACGAAGGCTTTAGTTCATGGATTGAAGAACGGTAAAGTCAGAGGAGCTGCGCTGGATGTCCTCGAGTTTGAAAAACCTTCTTTTGAGAATCTGGGTTCTGAAAATGAAGATTTGGAATACCTTCTTCAGTCCAATAAGGTTATTGTGACTCCCCATATCGCAGGCTGGACCCACCAGAGCAAAGAAAAACTGGCGCAGGTGATTGTAGATAAGATCCTGGCTAAGTTTGGTTCCTGA
- a CDS encoding RNase adapter RapZ produces MSLTVDIHSFSYKKGGIPKDHTGNGGGFAFDCRGILNPGRIEEYKVQTGRDLSVQEYLETKTEMPKFLLLVQNMISISIENYLERGFEHLQVNFGCTGGQHRSVYCAEKTAAFIREKYPQAKVIVHHDEQPQLNSETAV; encoded by the coding sequence ATGAGTTTAACAGTAGATATACACAGTTTTTCGTACAAAAAGGGCGGAATACCGAAAGACCATACCGGCAACGGTGGAGGTTTTGCCTTTGACTGCCGGGGCATACTGAATCCGGGTCGGATTGAAGAATACAAAGTCCAGACAGGCCGCGACCTTTCGGTGCAGGAATATCTGGAAACCAAAACAGAAATGCCCAAATTCCTTCTCCTGGTGCAGAATATGATCTCTATAAGTATTGAAAATTACCTTGAAAGGGGGTTCGAGCATCTTCAGGTCAATTTCGGCTGCACCGGCGGACAGCACCGTTCGGTTTACTGTGCTGAAAAAACAGCGGCATTTATTCGGGAAAAATACCCGCAGGCTAAGGTCATTGTGCATCATGATGAGCAGCCACAACTTAACAGTGAAACTGCAGTTTAA
- a CDS encoding aminoglycoside phosphotransferase family protein, with the protein MEKAQQFLENYTGTACSVFYALPESGSPRRNYVAISGERSFIVTSNRNIRENESFFYLTQAFQELQLNTPKIFRISADRTLYIQEYLGSRTLSEIIADEGITERVALLVKKTLVNLYQLQQQTAGKIDFSNAFEYDSYNELPVQNDLFYFKSFIADVLELPYHKARLLQEFRTLTTRLSHLGPRCVMLRDFQSRNIMVNEEDEVFFIDYQSAMEGPAMYDVISFLFQARANFPADFRAEMLDYFVDMHTDPSVRLELKQSVGPLQLIRFMQVLGAYGFRGLIQRKQHFISSLDAGIENLFQLGKNWPDMDHYPELKKLTETLYSSETRNRINHILRKE; encoded by the coding sequence TTGGAAAAAGCTCAACAGTTTCTTGAAAATTATACCGGCACTGCATGTTCCGTTTTTTACGCACTTCCCGAAAGCGGCTCCCCGCGGCGAAACTATGTCGCCATCTCCGGAGAACGCAGCTTTATTGTTACAAGTAACAGGAATATCCGGGAAAATGAGTCTTTCTTTTATCTGACACAGGCTTTTCAGGAACTGCAACTCAATACCCCAAAAATTTTCAGGATTTCGGCGGACAGAACATTATATATCCAGGAATACCTGGGCAGCAGGACACTCTCCGAAATCATCGCTGACGAGGGTATTACGGAAAGGGTTGCTTTACTCGTAAAGAAAACGCTGGTAAACCTTTATCAACTGCAGCAGCAAACTGCCGGTAAAATCGATTTCAGCAACGCTTTTGAGTATGATTCCTACAATGAACTCCCTGTGCAGAATGATCTTTTTTATTTCAAGAGCTTCATTGCAGACGTACTGGAACTTCCTTATCACAAAGCCCGTCTGCTTCAGGAATTCCGGACACTGACTACCAGACTTTCCCATTTGGGGCCCCGCTGCGTTATGCTTCGGGATTTTCAGTCGCGGAATATTATGGTGAATGAGGAAGATGAGGTATTTTTCATCGATTATCAGTCGGCGATGGAAGGGCCGGCCATGTACGATGTGATCTCATTTCTCTTCCAGGCCAGGGCTAACTTCCCGGCGGACTTCCGTGCGGAGATGCTGGATTACTTCGTTGACATGCATACGGATCCTTCAGTGCGCCTGGAACTGAAGCAATCTGTCGGTCCGCTGCAACTCATCCGCTTTATGCAGGTTTTAGGTGCTTATGGCTTCCGTGGTCTTATTCAGAGAAAACAGCACTTCATCAGCAGCCTGGATGCAGGAATAGAAAACCTTTTTCAATTGGGTAAAAACTGGCCTGACATGGATCATTATCCCGAGCTGAAGAAGTTGACAGAAACACTATATAGCAGCGAAACAAGGAATAGAATTAATCACATATTAAGAAAAGAATGA
- a CDS encoding TIGR00730 family Rossman fold protein, producing MTGPEEELDQRVQSHFREKTWDESIGKDSWMVFKIMAELVDGYDKLAKIGPCVSIFGSARLREGDKYYELAVEIAEKITDIGFGIITGGGPGIMEAGNKGARQREGKSIGLNIDLPFEQHFNPYIDKNYSMDFNYFFVRKVMFVKYSQGFIVMPGGFGTLDELSEALTLIQTAKIARFPVILVGSDFWSGLLDWFRQTLLKDGMISEEDLNLYRIVDTADEAVAHIKAFYDKYTIGVNF from the coding sequence ATGACCGGGCCGGAGGAAGAACTGGACCAGCGTGTACAGAGCCACTTTCGTGAAAAGACTTGGGATGAGTCCATTGGCAAAGACAGCTGGATGGTCTTCAAGATCATGGCGGAACTTGTGGATGGCTATGATAAGTTGGCAAAGATAGGTCCCTGCGTCTCCATTTTCGGCTCGGCCAGGCTGCGGGAAGGAGACAAATATTATGAGCTGGCCGTTGAGATTGCTGAAAAAATTACAGATATCGGTTTTGGGATCATTACCGGCGGAGGGCCAGGAATTATGGAGGCCGGCAACAAAGGTGCGAGACAGCGTGAGGGAAAATCAATCGGTCTTAATATTGACTTACCATTTGAGCAGCATTTTAATCCATATATAGATAAAAACTATTCAATGGATTTCAACTACTTCTTTGTGAGGAAGGTAATGTTTGTTAAATATTCACAGGGTTTCATTGTAATGCCCGGTGGATTCGGAACTTTAGATGAACTTTCTGAAGCACTTACGCTCATACAAACCGCTAAGATTGCGCGGTTTCCCGTGATACTGGTAGGTTCGGATTTCTGGAGTGGCCTGTTGGACTGGTTCAGGCAAACACTACTAAAGGACGGAATGATCTCTGAAGAGGACCTGAACCTGTATCGCATTGTTGATACAGCGGATGAGGCCGTGGCTCATATCAAGGCGTTCTACGACAAATACACCATTGGGGTAAACTTCTAG
- a CDS encoding NDP-sugar synthase: MKALIFAAGKGTRLKPFTDHHPKALAPVNGVPLLERNIKYLQSHGINDFVINIHHFGDQIIQFLIMNDNFGAKIEISDERAELLETGGGLVFAKPFLESEADFLIMNADILTDLNISDLVKSHQDNENFVTLAVSDRKSSRKLLFNEERLLRGWVNLETGAERLAEPNLDFKPLAFSGIHCINSTIFSKIRRTGSFSIMEEYLDLMRTEEIYGFENTANLVDVGKPEAVAIAEKYFK, from the coding sequence ATGAAAGCACTGATTTTTGCCGCCGGAAAAGGCACTCGTCTGAAACCCTTCACAGACCATCACCCTAAGGCGCTCGCACCTGTAAACGGCGTGCCCTTACTGGAAAGGAATATAAAATACCTGCAATCCCATGGAATTAATGATTTTGTAATCAACATACACCACTTTGGGGATCAGATCATACAGTTCCTGATCATGAATGACAATTTTGGCGCGAAGATTGAAATCTCTGATGAGCGGGCAGAGCTACTGGAAACCGGCGGCGGACTGGTCTTTGCCAAGCCATTCCTTGAATCTGAGGCTGATTTCCTCATTATGAATGCAGATATTTTAACCGATCTGAATATTTCTGACCTGGTGAAAAGTCATCAGGACAACGAGAATTTTGTCACCCTCGCGGTTTCGGACCGAAAGAGCTCCAGAAAGCTGCTTTTTAACGAGGAAAGACTGCTGCGCGGATGGGTTAATTTGGAAACAGGTGCAGAACGGCTCGCAGAGCCAAACTTAGATTTTAAGCCACTTGCATTTAGCGGCATACACTGCATTAACAGTACCATTTTCAGTAAAATCCGTCGTACGGGAAGCTTTTCTATAATGGAAGAGTATTTGGATCTGATGCGAACGGAAGAGATTTATGGCTTTGAGAATACTGCAAATTTAGTGGATGTAGGAAAACCGGAAGCTGTAGCCATTGCCGAAAAGTATTTTAAATAA
- a CDS encoding acyl-CoA thioesterase, whose translation MAQTKKASESLTVMTNIVLPNETNSLRNLFGGELLAKMDRCASISAARHCERRVVTASVNHVSFNHPIPEGGIVVLESKVSRAFSTSMEIYVDVWLDDPINQKKIHTNEGIYTFVAVDEFNRPIPIPNMEPETEQEISRYEAALRRKELSLILSGRMKPADSVELKKLFGQG comes from the coding sequence ATGGCGCAAACCAAAAAAGCAAGTGAATCACTAACGGTAATGACCAATATCGTTCTTCCGAACGAAACCAATTCGCTACGCAATCTTTTCGGTGGCGAACTGCTGGCGAAGATGGACCGATGTGCGTCTATCTCTGCCGCACGACACTGCGAAAGACGCGTGGTTACCGCCTCGGTAAACCATGTATCCTTCAACCATCCGATTCCGGAGGGTGGCATCGTTGTGCTGGAATCCAAAGTCTCACGGGCTTTCTCAACCTCCATGGAGATTTACGTTGATGTTTGGCTGGACGACCCCATTAATCAGAAAAAGATTCATACCAATGAGGGGATTTACACCTTTGTTGCGGTGGATGAATTTAACCGTCCAATTCCGATTCCTAATATGGAGCCTGAAACGGAGCAGGAAATTTCGCGCTATGAGGCAGCCTTACGCAGAAAGGAACTTTCCCTGATCCTGTCCGGACGTATGAAGCCCGCTGACTCTGTAGAGCTCAAAAAGCTTTTCGGTCAGGGTTAA
- a CDS encoding WG repeat-containing protein → MRKWFTVLFSVMMVLGSAQSKKTSAAVKAQAAKPASAVINPDIPALIPTKRNGLFGFANQQGKVIIKPEYSNVGFFTEDCNLLNSPNVKARKFGSASYASVRHQGVDFRIDRTGKRVYQYKDADLAQCPFVFMKQRFHAYVRSGFYGIIEQPYFKSEDDYRSYVIYPQYQYLHILEGDDLDRPMIVASQNDRFGIIDINNNVVIPFEYSDIKRNYSWKLAKLFEVTKDGVNYFYIDAQNKGY, encoded by the coding sequence ATGAGAAAGTGGTTTACGGTGTTATTTTCGGTGATGATGGTATTAGGTTCAGCACAGTCTAAAAAAACATCGGCAGCGGTAAAGGCTCAGGCAGCAAAACCGGCTTCAGCCGTAATAAACCCGGACATTCCCGCGCTTATTCCCACCAAACGAAACGGTTTATTCGGCTTTGCCAATCAGCAGGGTAAGGTCATCATCAAGCCGGAATACAGCAATGTTGGCTTTTTTACAGAGGACTGTAACCTATTGAACTCTCCCAACGTGAAAGCCAGGAAATTCGGCAGTGCAAGTTATGCTTCCGTGCGCCATCAGGGAGTGGATTTCCGCATAGACAGGACCGGCAAAAGGGTTTATCAGTATAAAGATGCGGACCTGGCCCAATGTCCTTTTGTGTTTATGAAGCAGCGGTTTCATGCCTACGTTCGCAGCGGTTTCTATGGCATTATAGAGCAGCCCTATTTTAAAAGTGAAGACGATTATCGCAGCTATGTAATTTATCCGCAGTATCAGTACCTCCATATTCTGGAAGGCGATGACCTGGACCGGCCCATGATTGTGGCTTCGCAGAATGACCGGTTCGGTATTATCGATATTAATAACAACGTCGTGATCCCGTTCGAATATTCCGATATCAAAAGAAATTACAGCTGGAAACTGGCAAAACTCTTTGAGGTGACCAAGGACGGTGTGAACTATTTTTATATTGATGCCCAAAACAAAGGCTACTGA
- a CDS encoding TonB-dependent receptor: protein MKGFAILGLCAGPVYFAQSMPADTAKIQEIESVTFTKRLPVAREIVNVAKDLDHKNLGQDLPVLLKNQTSVVATSDAGNGIGYTGFRIRGVGGSGINVMMNGVPYNDSESQGTFFVNVPDLTSSASQIIIQRGVGTSSNGVSAFGATVNVISKDPAETFYVRSDNSFGSFNTYKYSAEVGSGKFWKNRLSLMGRYTGIQSDGYIDRAASDLKSYNLSALFEEGNTAVRFLAFGGREKTYQAWNGIDRETWLTKPRTNFSGAIYDSNWENIVGFYDNETDNYRQNHYQLLWNQRFNPQWKLETTLHYTKGRGFYENYKQGADYSKYNLPDQGASEYSDFIRKKWLDNDFYGGVSTLYGKFDNLDLNIGLVANHYFGKHFGEVSDVYVPNISGHEYYRNNGVKDELAGFAKAIYRLNKLEIFGDLQLRNISYNTEVIMEGDGEGMNLSKEWLFFNPKFGLNYLINSGKIFLSYAHAQREPSRDDLFANTQTQPEKLHDFEAGLEKTLGNVMLTANLYFMNYRNQLVLSGKINDIGEFIRENSGESYRTGIELGAAAKFSEKWNVSGNLNVSRNRNRNFIRQDASGIQNLGDTPISFSPDMIGNLMVNYTPLKNFTLGLQNQYVGKQFLDNTNDAQLQLDDYLLTDFNARYILSLKKTDLDFKLLVNNILDRKYVNNGYVYDGSPYYFSQAGINFMFGVSVLLKK from the coding sequence ATGAAAGGATTTGCTATTTTAGGACTTTGCGCTGGTCCTGTCTATTTTGCGCAATCTATGCCGGCTGACACGGCAAAAATTCAGGAAATTGAAAGTGTAACCTTTACAAAACGTCTGCCCGTTGCACGTGAAATCGTAAACGTGGCAAAGGACCTGGACCACAAAAACCTGGGTCAGGATTTGCCTGTACTCCTCAAAAACCAAACTTCAGTAGTGGCCACCTCCGATGCGGGAAACGGAATTGGTTATACCGGTTTCAGGATTCGTGGTGTGGGAGGAAGTGGCATTAATGTGATGATGAATGGCGTACCTTACAATGATTCGGAATCGCAGGGGACTTTCTTTGTCAATGTGCCCGACCTTACCAGTTCGGCGTCGCAAATCATCATCCAGCGGGGTGTGGGTACCTCATCCAACGGTGTTTCCGCATTTGGAGCTACCGTAAATGTAATTTCCAAAGATCCCGCCGAAACATTTTACGTCCGTTCCGACAATTCATTCGGTTCGTTTAACACCTATAAATACTCGGCTGAGGTTGGATCAGGAAAATTCTGGAAAAACCGCTTAAGTTTGATGGGTCGGTATACCGGCATACAGTCAGATGGTTATATAGACAGGGCAGCTTCTGATCTTAAGTCCTATAACCTGAGTGCCCTTTTTGAGGAAGGGAATACGGCTGTGAGATTCCTTGCGTTCGGCGGCAGGGAAAAAACCTATCAGGCCTGGAACGGCATTGACCGCGAAACCTGGCTTACAAAACCACGGACCAACTTCTCCGGGGCTATTTATGATTCCAATTGGGAAAATATCGTAGGTTTTTACGATAATGAAACCGATAATTATCGCCAAAACCACTACCAGCTGCTCTGGAACCAGCGTTTTAACCCACAGTGGAAACTGGAAACCACTTTGCACTATACAAAAGGCAGGGGCTTCTACGAAAACTATAAGCAGGGAGCGGATTATTCAAAATACAACCTTCCCGACCAGGGTGCTTCGGAATATTCAGATTTCATCCGCAAGAAATGGCTGGACAATGATTTTTACGGCGGAGTAAGCACACTCTATGGCAAGTTTGATAATCTGGATCTGAATATCGGCCTTGTAGCAAACCATTATTTCGGTAAACATTTCGGTGAGGTGTCTGATGTGTATGTACCAAATATTTCGGGGCACGAATACTACCGCAACAACGGTGTTAAAGATGAGCTTGCAGGTTTTGCGAAAGCAATTTACCGCCTGAATAAGCTAGAAATCTTTGGTGATTTGCAGCTGCGTAATATTTCGTACAATACCGAAGTAATTATGGAAGGCGACGGTGAAGGCATGAATCTAAGTAAAGAATGGCTTTTCTTTAATCCAAAGTTTGGTTTGAATTACCTGATCAATTCCGGGAAAATCTTCTTATCATATGCTCATGCGCAGCGCGAGCCCAGCCGCGATGATCTTTTTGCCAACACGCAGACCCAGCCGGAAAAACTGCATGATTTCGAAGCCGGATTGGAAAAAACACTGGGTAATGTAATGCTTACAGCCAACTTGTATTTCATGAACTACCGTAACCAGCTGGTTCTGAGCGGAAAGATTAACGATATTGGTGAGTTTATACGCGAAAACAGCGGAGAAAGTTACAGGACCGGTATCGAACTGGGAGCCGCGGCAAAATTCTCCGAAAAGTGGAACGTCTCCGGTAATCTGAACGTCAGCCGAAACCGCAACCGCAATTTTATCCGGCAGGATGCCAGCGGAATTCAAAACCTGGGCGATACACCCATTTCCTTTTCCCCAGATATGATAGGGAATCTTATGGTGAATTATACTCCTCTTAAAAATTTCACCCTGGGCTTGCAGAATCAGTATGTAGGCAAACAGTTTCTGGACAACACCAATGATGCCCAACTGCAGTTGGATGATTACCTGCTTACCGATTTTAATGCGAGATATATTCTGAGCCTGAAAAAAACAGATTTGGACTTCAAGCTCCTGGTCAATAATATTTTGGACCGTAAATATGTGAATAACGGTTATGTTTATGATGGCTCACCCTATTACTTCTCCCAGGCAGGCATTAATTTTATGTTCGGAGTTTCTGTTTTACTGAAGAAATAA